From the Solanum lycopersicum chromosome 10, SLM_r2.1 genome, one window contains:
- the LOC112940143 gene encoding uncharacterized protein: protein MFKDTIFGPFLDISKCNFQGQITKCLLLLELEQSNPNMLRIRHSNGCVLKFGIDDFALLTGLKVRGNTNDFKYPEQTNCMLFKKYFPGAVNSVTKHQLVQRFKMGNWESNQDALQMSILFFIHTFVLASIDNTAISIVDFLMVEDGRYQHFPWGQLSFSKLIGSLRQDFDVSKKLYRLYGMSYALNVWIYECASNLNSEIAMRERNVIPRICNWRVVSEKAKFEMLMSTIFQKNACSNIVPTAEEIEAFDIAQVEHAHSTSIPLVQPNEQDDLDDFSTKPPEQLLRTYSRVSDTSPPPPPKRRKKSIIQKKKVSEQKQPDQSNVSPTPDDDVHVSMSSLPQHSNVDDVHGSVPQVSPKSAADVHGSVPDVSQNPAADVHGYADSQNVNNIIPHIEELKGYLKTYVSKLFCNF, encoded by the exons ATGTTTAAGGATACAATTTTTGGACCCTTTTTAGACATATCTAAATGTAATTTTCAGGGCCAAATAACTAAGTGCTTATTGCTTTTAGAATTGGAACAAAGCAACCCTAATATGTTGCGTATTAGACATTCCAACGGGTGTGTCCTGAAATTTGGTATAGATGATTTTGCATTATTAACAGGACTTAAGGTCAGAGGAAATACCAATGATTTCAAATACCCAGAACAAACTAATTGTAtgctttttaaaaagtatttccCTGGTGCAGTCAATAGTGTTACAAAGCATCAACTAGTTCAAAGGTTTAAGATGGGTAATTGGGAGAGCAATCAGGATGCACTCCAAATGTCTATACTGTTCTTTATTCATACATTTGTATTAGCTTCTATTGATAACACAGCGATATCTATTGTCGACTTTCTAATGGTTGAAGatggtagatatcaacattttcctTGGGGTCAGCTATCATTTTCCAAACTAATTGGTTCACTTAGACAGGATTTTGACGTTAGTAAAAAGTTGTACCGATTATATGGGATGTCATATGCACTAAATGTTTGGATATACGAATGTGCATCCAATTTAAATTCAGAAATAGCTATGAGAGAACGCAATGTCATCCCAAGAATATGCAATTGGAGAGTTGTGTCTGAAAAGGCAAAGTTTGAAATGCTTATGTCCACCAttttccaaaag AATGCATGTTCAAACATTGTCCCAACAGCAGAGGAAATTGAAGCTTTTGATATTGCTCAAGTTGAACATGCTCATTCTACATCAATACCATTAGTACAACCAAACGAGCAAGATGatttagatgatttctccacaAAACCGCCAGAACAGTTATTGAGGACATATTCTAGAGTGTCTGATACATCTCCTCCACCACcgccaaaaagaagaaaaaaatcgattattcaaaaaaagaagGTGTCAGAACAGAAACAGCCTGATCAATCAAATGTGTCTCCGACACCGGATGATGATGTACATGTTTCCATGTCAAGTCTGCCTCAACATTCGAATGTTGATGATGTACATGGTTCTGTTCCACAAGTGTCACCGAAATCGGCTGCTGATGTACATGGTTCTGTTCCAGACGTTTCTCAGAACCCGGCTGCTGATGTTCATGGATATGCAGATTCACAGAATGTCAACAATATAATTCCTCATATTGAAGAGTTGAAAGGATATTTGAAAACTTACgtaagtaaattattttgtaatttttaa
- the LOC112940142 gene encoding uncharacterized protein, which produces MQSISKENINFQADTSTFQSDKQTSQQIPVDLDDMGGVAEDGGGFSGKNGEHHIIDDAGDVDVDGVGVAVNEGEPIVTDPKDGDAHQSHQDLNEHIMDQAVDDNVHHNIPHVLPEKTTTDSSDSSTSTTISPSTQAAIEALIKDLGKDATNSRPLYSYDPKNITSSQYLLTDSQLPTEIPITGIAVKTDAVTPAHRNRMPSRRIQSPYCTFLGSSEKGKEKLKDMARLHFPFEGCGIADKVSPKLIEDYMNWLLRGLLKNHNNKNPSDDKYRSRSSSFGFTMMDFVVAFPMNKNWFYAMSQQNKCWSDEHIDVIFYYLRKKSKLCSMDQYRYTTTHCLFMSHVKNCYDRYYMDDDDDSLTTQEHIDRASVVSVHERSIINIIKGFGIPAALPWHLVDEVYIPINCDQQFHWVLAVVELKNRLIRVFDSSISTRKQTIPHEIKMLSKMLPSYLLDSGFF; this is translated from the exons ATGCAATCTATTAGCAAAGAGAACATCAATTTTCAGGCTGATACAAGCACATTTCAGTCTGACAAACAAACATCTCAGCAAATACCGGTTGATCTCGATGATATGGGTGGTGTAGCTGAGGATGGTGGTGGTTTTTCTGGTAAAAATGGTGAGCATCATATCATCGACGATGCAGGGGATGTCGATGTGGATGGTGTTGGTGTTGCCGTAAATGAGGGTGAACCAATAGTCACTGATCCAAAG GATGGTGACGCACATCAGTCGCACCAAGATTTAAATGAACATATCATGGACCAAGCCGTTGACGACAATGTTCATCACAACATCCCTCATGTGTTGCCCGAAAAAACAACAACAGATTCATCG GATTCTTCAACTTCAACAACAATATCGCCATCAACTCAAGCAGCAATAGAAGCGCTTATCAAAGATTTGGGTAAAGATGCTACCAATTCTAGACCATTATATTCTTACGATCCAAAGAATATAACTAGCAGCCAGTACTTGTTGACCGACAGTCAATTACCCACTGAAATTCCAATAACGGGGATTGCTGTTAAAACTGATGCAGTCACTCCTGCGCATAGAAATAGAATGCCTTCGAGAAGGATTCAATCTCCATATTGTACTTTTCTTGGGTCAAGCgaaaagggaaaagagaaattgaaggatATGGCTCGACTCCATTTCCCGTTCGAAGGATGTGGCATTGCAGATAAAGTTTCACCGAAACTGATTGAGGATTACATGAATTGGTTGTTGAGGGGGCttctaaaaaatcataacaataa GAACCCATCGGACGATAAATACAGATCAAGATCTTCTTCTTTTGGATTTACGatgatggactttgttgttgctTTTCCAATGAACAAGAATTGGTTTTATGCCATGTCACAGCAAAACAAGTGTTGGTCTGATGAG CACATCGATGTGATTTTTTACTACCTtcgtaaaaaatcaaaactttgcaGCATGGATCAATACAGATACACAACAACCCACTGTTTGTTCATGTCACATGTAAAAAACTGTTATGATAGATATTACatggacgatgatgatgatagtcTTACTACACAAGAACATATTGATCGCGCTTCAGTTGTATCTGTACATGAGAGGTCaataattaacatcatcaaagGGTTTGGAATACCAGCTGCTTTACCATGGCATCTTGTAGATGAGGTCTACATCCCAATTAACTGTGATCAACAATTCCATTGGGTGTTGGCTGTTGTTGAGTTGAAAAACAGGTTGATAAGGGTTTTTGACTCATCAATTAGCACAAGGAAACAAACAATTCCTCATGagatcaagatgttgtctaaaATGCTTCCTTCATACCTACTTGACAGTggttttttttga
- the LOC112940144 gene encoding uncharacterized protein, producing the protein MAQFKHAFGDRKDMCVVSDRNESIMKSVRIVFPDVPHYACIWHLWKNVCGNFKRSRKAISDLFYSMAKAYRKEDFDKLMAKVDRIDHRVKEYLEYAGYEKWSRVHATVNRGRMMTSNIAECINGCLVEARQLTILEFLEEVRILFGSWHCKNREVASYTKDTLGRKFEELLIINAAKSSKMEVVPSSEFIFSVYKNGRRYIVCFERKVCCCGRFQLDEIPCSHAIAVLKKKNVTDMNPYCSDYYKPDALAKTYEIPMVLMPDKKDWSDPKHVVAETVYPPRYRRSSGRPRKRRRKNADEKISVNTNCCGQCGQEGHNRRTCTFYPKEK; encoded by the exons atggcgcag TTCAAACATGCATTTGGCGATAGAAAAGATATGTGTGTTGTTTCAGATAGAAATGAGAGTATCATGAAGAGTGTAAGGATTGTGTTCCCCGATGTACCTCATTATGCATGCATCTGGCATCTTTGGAAGAATGTATGTGGAAACTTCAAAAGGAGCAGAAAGGCCATAAGTGATCTATTCTACTCTATGGCCAAGGCATATAGAAAGGAAGATTTTGATAAGTTGATGGCTAAGGTTGATAGAATTGATCACAGGGTTAAGGAGTACCTTGAATATGCAGGTTACGAAAAGTGGTCAAGAGTTCATGCAACAGTAAACAGAGGTAGAATGATGACTTCAAACATTGCAGAATGTATCAATGGTTGTCTTGTTGAAGCACGCCAATTAACTATATTAGAATTCTTGGAAGAGGTTAGAATTCTTTTTGGATCTTGGCATTGCAAAAACAGAGAAGTAGCCTCATACACAAAGGACACATTAGGTAGAAAATTTGAGGAATTGTTGATTATAAACGCAGCTAAAAGTTCAAAAATGGAG GTTGTTCCATCATCTGAGTTTATTTTCTCGGTTTATAAAAATGGAAGAAGATATATTGTTTGTTTTGAGCGGAAAGTATGTTGTTGTGGTAGATTTCAACTAGATGAGATACCTTGTTCACATGCAATAGCtgtattgaaaaaaaagaatgtcaccGATATGAATCCGTATTGCTCTGATTATTACAAGCCTGATGCGTTggcaaaaacatatgaaattccAATGGTGCTAATGCCAGATAAGAAAGATTGGTCAGATCCTAAACACGTGGTAGCTGAAACTGTGTATCCACCTAGATACAGAAGATCATCTGGAcgaccaagaaaaagaagaagaaagaatgcaGATGAAAAGATTTCGGTGAACACAAATTGTTGTGGACAATGTGGACAAGAAGGGCACAAcagaagaacttgtactttctaCCCAAAAGAGAAGTGA